A section of the Streptomyces sp. NBC_00178 genome encodes:
- a CDS encoding gas vesicle protein: MTDLDVGRDAYAIPGPPNTNLADILERVLDKGIVIAGDIKIDLLDIELLTIRLRLFVASVDTAKKAGIDWWETDPALSSRAARNSLQDENRELRERLEALESKKDEMPADDR, encoded by the coding sequence GTGACCGATCTCGATGTCGGACGGGACGCCTACGCCATCCCAGGACCTCCGAACACCAATCTCGCCGACATCCTCGAGCGGGTCCTGGACAAAGGCATCGTCATCGCGGGCGACATCAAGATCGACCTTCTGGACATCGAGCTGCTCACCATCCGGCTCCGCCTTTTCGTCGCGTCCGTGGACACCGCGAAGAAGGCGGGAATCGACTGGTGGGAGACGGATCCGGCGCTGAGTTCGCGCGCCGCCCGCAACTCTCTGCAAGACGAGAACCGTGAATTGCGTGAGCGGCTGGAAGCTCTCGAGTCGAAGAAGGACGAGATGCCGGCGGACGACCGATGA
- a CDS encoding histone protein, whose protein sequence is MEDQTKATLAAALVGGYVLGRTKKGRLALSIATYLAGRRFGLEPRQLAAEGVRRLSEVPQFAELQEQLRGDVLESGKKALTAAADRGMNSLADALSDRTARLGERGVEDDEGEEDEEYEEEEGEPGDEEEGEPEEEEYDEEPEDEEYDEDEDEEEEEPEDEEEEYGEEPEEEEEEPEEDEEDYEGAEEEEEPEESAPSKRRRSPSRAAAKKAAPAKKSAPAKKAAPAKKSAPAKKAAPAKKSAPAKKAAPAKKSAAKKSAPAKKTAAKKSAPSKTAAAKKATPAKKATGKKAPAKGTTAKKSAPAKKAAKKPAAKKAAPAKKAASKKTASAKKTSSSKRAASRGGRRR, encoded by the coding sequence ATGGAAGACCAGACGAAGGCCACACTCGCGGCAGCCCTGGTGGGCGGTTACGTACTCGGCCGGACCAAGAAGGGCCGGCTCGCGCTGTCCATCGCGACCTACCTGGCCGGACGGCGTTTCGGCCTGGAGCCGCGCCAGCTAGCCGCCGAAGGGGTACGCAGGCTGAGCGAAGTCCCACAGTTCGCCGAGCTCCAGGAACAGTTGCGTGGCGACGTGCTCGAGTCCGGCAAGAAGGCGCTTACAGCGGCAGCGGACCGGGGCATGAACTCCCTGGCCGACGCCCTCAGCGACCGGACCGCGCGGCTCGGCGAGCGGGGTGTCGAGGACGACGAGGGTGAGGAAGACGAGGAGTACGAGGAGGAAGAAGGCGAGCCCGGGGACGAGGAAGAGGGCGAGCCCGAGGAGGAGGAGTACGACGAGGAGCCGGAGGACGAGGAGTACGACGAGGACGAGGACGAGGAAGAGGAAGAGCCCGAGGACGAGGAAGAGGAGTACGGCGAGGAGCCTGAGGAGGAGGAAGAGGAGCCCGAGGAGGACGAGGAGGACTACGAGGGCGCCGAAGAAGAGGAGGAGCCGGAGGAGTCGGCACCGAGCAAGCGACGCAGGAGCCCCAGCAGGGCGGCTGCGAAGAAGGCGGCACCTGCGAAGAAGTCCGCTCCTGCGAAGAAGGCGGCACCTGCGAAGAAGTCCGCTCCTGCGAAGAAGGCGGCACCTGCGAAGAAGTCCGCTCCTGCGAAGAAGGCGGCACCTGCGAAGAAGTCCGCTGCGAAGAAGTCCGCACCTGCGAAGAAGACCGCTGCGAAGAAGTCCGCACCTTCGAAGACGGCGGCTGCCAAGAAGGCCACGCCCGCGAAGAAGGCCACCGGCAAGAAGGCACCGGCGAAGGGGACGACCGCAAAGAAGTCCGCCCCCGCGAAGAAGGCTGCCAAGAAGCCGGCCGCGAAGAAGGCTGCGCCCGCGAAGAAGGCTGCAAGCAAGAAAACCGCTTCAGCCAAGAAGACATCGTCATCGAAGCGAGCCGCGTCCCGCGGCGGACGGCGGAGGTAG
- a CDS encoding GvpL/GvpF family gas vesicle protein, producing the protein MTSSGVYVYAIIPAKAALPPGTAGVGGPPAPVRLVGEGKVRAVVSDAPPQLRARRRDLMAHQDLLLRLSGNGPVLPMRFGVIAPDEDSLRHSLGRSQAEHLATLARLDGAVEFNLKALPAQDALAAVVAEEKTVRRLREEVRRRPDYEANVRLGEAVATALSRRAADAGAKLLRELTPKARAVAPGPDVHGCVLNVSFLVDRGESDAFGTAVRRFADAHRERVDLRIAGPLPCYSFVPSRASRPSAAGVV; encoded by the coding sequence GTGACGTCCAGCGGTGTGTACGTGTACGCGATCATCCCCGCGAAAGCCGCGCTCCCGCCCGGCACGGCGGGCGTGGGCGGCCCGCCGGCACCGGTACGGCTGGTCGGAGAAGGGAAGGTCAGGGCGGTCGTGAGCGACGCGCCGCCCCAACTGCGCGCCCGAAGAAGAGACTTGATGGCGCACCAAGACCTGCTGTTGCGGCTCTCCGGCAACGGCCCGGTCCTGCCCATGCGGTTCGGGGTGATCGCGCCGGACGAGGATTCCCTGCGGCACTCGCTGGGCCGATCCCAGGCGGAACACCTGGCGACGCTCGCGCGTCTCGACGGCGCGGTCGAGTTCAACCTCAAGGCGCTGCCCGCGCAGGACGCCCTGGCCGCGGTCGTGGCCGAGGAGAAGACGGTGCGGCGACTGCGCGAGGAGGTCCGCAGGCGCCCGGATTACGAGGCGAACGTCCGGCTGGGCGAGGCGGTCGCCACCGCTCTGTCACGCAGGGCGGCCGATGCGGGGGCGAAGCTCCTGCGTGAACTCACTCCCAAGGCCCGTGCGGTGGCCCCTGGCCCGGACGTGCACGGGTGCGTCCTGAATGTGTCCTTCCTCGTCGACCGGGGCGAGAGCGATGCCTTCGGCACGGCCGTGCGGCGGTTCGCCGACGCACACCGTGAGCGCGTCGATCTCCGGATCGCGGGGCCGCTGCCCTGCTACAGCTTCGTCCCTTCCCGCGCTTCACGGCCCTCGGCGGCGGGGGTGGTCTGA
- a CDS encoding SRPBCC family protein, which yields MARTDKEEPEAEESGMDRLRGEFTNFLGAQTDKLAQKAGDKLTGLTEQFTDMAENGGGLPSVASRVLKGESPVKAFVGEKAGSVKDKVMDKAKDAFGGGKGKSQSGGGKSMNIIEVLDVGVPLRTAYDHWTRYDKFGSFTKGVQSVSMDEEMESDWKVKIGPSSRSFKATVQEQVPDDRIVWTSEGSKGSTRGCVSFHELAPSLTRIVLVVEYYPSGFFEKTGNLWRVQGRRMRLDFKHFQRFVTLTDEEPEGWRGEIREGEVVQSHEEAMEEEEAENEDAESDESELEDDDSEYEDEEDPGEEDDEEYEEEPADDEDADDEDEDDEDAEDEEAEDEEAEEEPEEEEESAPRKRRGRRASR from the coding sequence ATGGCCAGGACGGACAAGGAAGAGCCCGAGGCGGAAGAGTCGGGCATGGACCGCCTCCGCGGGGAGTTCACGAACTTCCTCGGCGCACAGACGGACAAGCTCGCGCAGAAGGCCGGCGACAAGCTGACGGGTCTCACGGAGCAGTTCACCGATATGGCCGAGAACGGTGGGGGCCTGCCGTCGGTCGCCTCCCGCGTCCTCAAGGGCGAATCACCGGTGAAGGCGTTCGTCGGCGAGAAGGCGGGGAGTGTCAAGGACAAAGTCATGGACAAGGCCAAGGACGCGTTCGGCGGGGGCAAGGGCAAGAGCCAGTCCGGCGGCGGCAAGTCCATGAACATCATCGAGGTCCTCGACGTCGGTGTGCCTCTGCGGACCGCCTACGACCACTGGACGCGTTACGACAAGTTCGGCAGCTTCACCAAGGGCGTCCAGTCGGTCTCCATGGACGAGGAGATGGAGAGCGACTGGAAGGTGAAGATCGGCCCTTCCTCGCGCAGCTTCAAGGCCACGGTCCAGGAACAGGTGCCCGACGACCGCATCGTGTGGACCTCCGAGGGATCCAAGGGCTCCACGCGTGGCTGCGTGAGTTTCCACGAACTCGCACCGAGCCTCACCCGGATCGTCCTGGTCGTGGAGTACTACCCCTCCGGATTCTTCGAGAAGACCGGCAATCTGTGGCGGGTGCAGGGCCGTCGTATGCGACTCGACTTCAAGCACTTCCAGCGTTTCGTGACGCTCACCGACGAAGAGCCCGAGGGCTGGCGCGGTGAGATCCGCGAGGGCGAGGTCGTGCAGTCGCACGAAGAGGCCATGGAGGAAGAAGAGGCGGAGAACGAGGACGCCGAGTCCGACGAATCCGAACTCGAGGACGACGACTCGGAGTACGAGGACGAGGAAGACCCCGGGGAAGAGGACGACGAGGAGTACGAGGAGGAGCCCGCGGACGACGAAGACGCGGACGACGAAGACGAGGACGACGAAGACGCGGAGGACGAAGAAGCGGAGGACGAAGAAGCGGAGGAGGAGCCCGAGGAGGAGGAGGAGAGCGCCCCCAGGAAGCGGCGCGGACGGCGGGCGTCGCGGTGA
- a CDS encoding gas vesicle protein K → MTDSRIDVDSDRLGRDLVALVLTVVELLRQLMERQAIRRIDQGDLSESQVDEIGTTLMMLDQRMAELCEQHGVRPEDLNLDLGPLGTLLPRD, encoded by the coding sequence GTGACGGACTCCCGCATCGACGTCGACTCCGACCGGCTCGGCAGGGATCTCGTCGCACTCGTGCTGACCGTGGTCGAACTGCTGCGGCAGCTGATGGAACGCCAGGCGATCCGCCGCATCGACCAGGGCGACCTGTCCGAGAGCCAGGTGGACGAGATCGGGACCACGCTCATGATGCTCGACCAGCGCATGGCCGAGCTCTGCGAGCAGCATGGAGTGCGCCCCGAGGACCTCAACCTCGACCTCGGCCCCCTGGGGACCCTGCTGCCCCGCGACTGA
- a CDS encoding gas vesicle protein GvpG produces the protein MGLVSGLLLLPLAPVRGVVWVAEKAYEAADRELHDPGVIRAQLASLNQELEDGGISLEVFEREEEKLLDRLHAAGIRSVPNHRR, from the coding sequence ATGGGACTCGTCTCCGGACTCCTGCTGCTGCCGCTGGCACCGGTCCGCGGTGTGGTCTGGGTCGCCGAGAAGGCGTACGAGGCGGCGGACCGCGAGTTGCATGACCCGGGCGTCATCCGAGCGCAACTTGCCTCACTCAACCAGGAGTTGGAGGACGGCGGGATCAGCCTGGAGGTGTTCGAGCGGGAAGAGGAGAAGCTGCTCGACCGGCTGCACGCCGCAGGAATCCGCTCCGTGCCGAACCATCGAAGGTGA
- a CDS encoding gas vesicle protein encodes MPHDVVPWDNPEPLSGPIGVPLVDLLDRVLATGVVISGDLVIAIADVPLVRLSLHALLSSVNERVPAPWADGGPL; translated from the coding sequence ATGCCCCATGACGTCGTGCCCTGGGACAACCCCGAACCGCTTAGCGGCCCCATCGGTGTGCCGCTGGTCGACCTGCTGGACCGGGTGCTGGCGACGGGTGTGGTGATCAGCGGTGACCTCGTCATCGCGATCGCGGACGTGCCGCTGGTGCGGCTCTCCCTGCACGCCCTGCTGTCCTCCGTGAACGAACGCGTGCCGGCGCCCTGGGCGGACGGAGGGCCGCTGTGA
- a CDS encoding GvpL/GvpF family gas vesicle protein: MTDRGPEPIDSLTSDDAEASDDSALYVFAVCRSPATEVLTGLPGVAGGGPLRHMPFGELTAVVQTVRAADFTDEVWQARMSDRAELEAYARAHHQVVSAAADSCPTVPLPLATLYHNEERARHALVAETPRFRAALERTAGRSEWGVKVYAAGLPAAAGNAAPRSAAVSGGLINRPAPGAGLAYLERKRSVQAQREQRHEESLRLADSVDSAFHGVAAAGRRLRPHGPGLGEDGGVQVLNATYLVDGHRATEVDQLARALRRATGARIEISGPWVPYSFVGEV; encoded by the coding sequence ATGACGGATCGGGGTCCCGAGCCCATCGACAGCCTGACTTCGGACGACGCCGAAGCATCGGACGACAGTGCCCTCTACGTATTCGCGGTGTGCCGTTCACCGGCTACCGAGGTTCTCACCGGTCTGCCAGGCGTCGCCGGGGGCGGCCCGCTCCGTCACATGCCCTTCGGTGAGCTCACCGCGGTCGTCCAGACCGTCCGGGCCGCCGACTTCACGGACGAGGTGTGGCAGGCACGCATGTCCGACCGTGCCGAGCTCGAAGCGTACGCGCGTGCTCATCACCAGGTGGTTTCGGCGGCCGCTGACTCCTGTCCGACCGTCCCACTTCCGCTGGCCACGCTGTACCACAACGAGGAACGGGCCCGGCACGCTCTCGTAGCCGAGACCCCACGGTTCCGCGCCGCCCTGGAGCGGACAGCCGGTCGCTCCGAATGGGGTGTGAAAGTCTATGCGGCCGGCCTCCCGGCAGCGGCCGGGAATGCCGCTCCCCGAAGCGCGGCGGTTTCCGGAGGACTCATCAACCGTCCGGCGCCCGGGGCCGGCCTCGCCTATCTGGAACGCAAGCGCAGCGTGCAGGCACAGCGCGAACAGCGCCACGAGGAGTCCCTCCGCCTCGCCGACTCGGTGGACTCCGCGTTCCACGGTGTCGCCGCCGCGGGGCGCCGGCTGAGGCCGCACGGACCGGGGCTGGGGGAGGACGGGGGAGTCCAGGTCCTCAACGCCACCTACCTGGTGGACGGGCACCGGGCGACCGAGGTCGATCAGCTGGCGCGAGCGCTGCGGCGGGCCACCGGGGCGCGGATCGAGATCTCGGGGCCGTGGGTGCCCTACTCATTCGTCGGTGAGGTGTAG